Proteins from one Triticum aestivum cultivar Chinese Spring chromosome 7A, IWGSC CS RefSeq v2.1, whole genome shotgun sequence genomic window:
- the LOC123152541 gene encoding mediator of RNA polymerase II transcription subunit 33A-like has protein sequence MEGSPLMGLKDDLMVTPASSVPELEKLHFFAVNGSEVEKLAASKILCGASFLRGWNIQEHVVQIVLELLSTLLSQDSGSDGYTTHHMTILLSLLSGISSIDTVHILSIYGLVPELAAIVMPLCEIFGSLPKSDHRSFNFEDASAYSIFSSAFLLLLRLWKFHRPPIENALSGNGVSSCQLNLDHLLLLRNSRLALKNPSNGCTVSTLQLDPSFKKPVYIDSLPKLRAWYFQNQACISSTISSAYERKSIPRLANKILGIVCRKMTKGCNPLVNLQATSNSSMSGSPLGAQEDGSEGPPVTPWEVLEVVPFVLETVLMACAHERFSSRDLITGYILFRLIYNNNFSFPFFPFKLLFNTTITSSLFGKNINLSNLDN, from the exons ATGGAAGGGTCTCCGCTGATGGGTCTTAAGGATGACCTTATGGTTACACCTGCTTCAAG TGTACCAGAGTTGGAGAAATTGCATTTTTTCGCAGTAAATGGATCAGAAGTGGAAAAGTTGGCGGCTTCAAAGATTCTATGCGGGGCATCCTTTCTTCGTGGGTGGAACATTCAA GAACATGTTGTCCAAATTGTGCTTGAGCTGCTATCAACATTGCTTTCCCAAGATTCTGGATCAGATGGCTATACTACTCATCACATGACTATATTGCTTTCTCTCTTATCTGGGATTTCTTCCATTGACACTGTTCATATTCTCTCAATCTATGGATTG GTACCAGAACTAGCTGCCATAGTGATGCCTCTCTGTGAAATATTTGGATCCTTACCTAAATCTGACCATCGGAGTTTCAATTTCGAAGATGCTTCTGCGTACTCTATATTTTCAAGTGCTTTCTTGCTCCTTCTTCGCTTGTGGAAATTTCATAGGCCACCTATCGAGAATGCTCTATCAGGAAATGGAGTCTCTTCTTGCCAGCTCAATTTAGACCATCTTTTGCTATTACGCAATAGTCGTCTTGCTTTGAAAAATCCATCTAATGGTTGTACAGTGAGCACACTTCAGTTAGATCCATCATTTAAAAAACCTGTCTACATTGATTCACTTCCTAAGCTAAGGGCATGGTATTTCCAGAATCAGGCTTGCATATCCTCTACTATTTCTAGTGCTTACGAGAGGAAGAGCATCCCCCGACTTGCAAACAAGATACTTGGAATTGTATGTCGGAAAATGACAAAAGGTTGTAACCCACTTGTCAATCTACAAGCAACATCAAATTCAAGTATGAGTGGCTCACCTTTAGGTGCACAAGAAGATGGTTCTGAAGGGCCACCTGTTACTCCATGGGAAGTTCTGGAAGTTGTTCCCTTTGTACTTGAGACTGTCTTAATGGCATGTGCACATGAGAGGTTTTCATCTCGTGATTTGATTACAGGTTATATTCTTTTTAGGCTTATTTATAATAATAACTTTAGTTTCCCATTTTTTCCCTTTAAGCTATTGTTCAATACAACAATAACTTCTTctttatttggaaaaaatataaATCTCTCCAATTTGGATAATTAA